The Aureimonas populi genome includes the window TGCAATCGGAATTGTGGAATTCGCCGGCCACGAAGTCGATTCCGGCCGGCGAGCAGCCGCACACCGTCTGCGCGCTGCCTCTCTACCATATTTTCGGTTTCACCGTGAACATGATGCTGGCCATGCGCACGGGCGGCTGCAACATCCTCATCACCAATCCGCGCGACATTCCGGCCGTCATCAAGGAGCTGAAGGCGCACAGGTTCCACCTCTTCCCGGCCGTCAACACGCTGTTCGGCGCCATTGCCCGGCACCCGGACGCCCGGAGCGTGGACTGGTCGAGCATGAAGCTTTCGGTGGGCGGCGGCATGGCGGTGCTGCCGGCCACTGCCCAGCTCTGGCTGGAGACGACGGGCGTGCCGATCTGCGAGGGCTACGGGCTTTCGGAGACGAGCCCCTCTGCGAGCTGCAACCTCGTGACATCGCGCGCCTTCAGCGGCACGATCGGCTTCCCGCTGCCCTCGACCGAGTTCAAGATCGTCGACGACGACGAACGGGACCTGCCGCTGGGCGAGCGCGGCGAGATCGTCATCAAGGGCCCGCAGGTGACGCCCGGCTACTGGAACCGCCCGGAGGAGACAAGGCGCGCCTTCACGGCCGACGGTTTCTTCAAGACCGGCGACATCGGAATGATGGACGAGACGGGCGCCATCAAGATCGTGGACCGCAAGAAGGACATGATCAACGTTTCGGGCTTCAACGTCTATCCGAACGAGGTGGAGGAGATCGTGACGCAGATGCCCGGCATCGTGGAGGCGGCCGCGGTGGGGATGGCCGACGACAATTCGGGCGAGGCGGTGAAGCTCTACGTCGTGAAAAGCGACCCTTCCCTCACCGAGGACCACGTGAAGGCCTACTGCCGCGACAACCTGACCGGCTACAAGCGGCCCAAGGCTGTGGAGTTCCGCGACGAGCTGCCGAAGACGGGCGTGGGCAAGGTGCTGCGCCGCGCGCTGCGCGACTGATCCGCTTCCCGCCCATCGCCGCCACGGAAGGGGCCGCCGTGCCCCTTCTTGCGTTCACCGCCGTGCCGCGCCATCCTGCCCGGGAACGATGAAAGGCTTGCGAACGGCATTTCGCGAGAGTGCCTCGTCTTTCTCGAAAAAACCCCTTCACAGCGCCCCGCCTATGGCCTATATCGCACTCACCGGCGGCGCTCCAAGCACCCCGGCATGGCGCGGGGTGGAGCAGCCCGGTAGCTCGTCAGGCTCATAACCTGAAGGTCGCAGGTTCAAATCCTGCCCCCGCAACCACTTCTGTCATAAAACACTCGAAATCGATGTGTGATCAGACGCTTAGGCCGCCACAAGGCGGCCTTTTCCATTTTTGAATCCAGCCGAAATTAGCCGTCCCGGCCGCCTGCACCCCTGCGGGCTCAATGCTCGTCCGTTTTGATGGGATAGTGCAGCAGCAGCCGATAACTGCCCTGCATCATCCTGATGCCGTGGGCAGCGAGGCGACGGGCCTTGTTCTTACACGATCGACTTCCCAATCCTCTTTCGTGCCGCTGAATCCAAGCAGCACTTCGGCGATGGTGCGATAGCTCTCGCCATGCATTCGTGCGTCCAAGGCGCGTAGCGACAGGATATGCCATTGGCGGAGTTGGGCGGGCATGACCCGAAACTCTGGTCCCGGAGGGCGGCCTTCGACGGAGCGCCAGAACCGCCGGGCCGCATGGGGTCGCAGTTCGTAGAAGGCATCCAATGGCAAGAACGTGCCATAGAAGGCCACCGCGTCGGGAGCGGCGCGCGGCAGCCACAATTGATGCGCGATGCCATCGGCCTGCCAGATGCCGTGCCAGCCATCGGCCGCGCGGCGCAGGACGAGGCCGTCGAGATCGGCGAGCTTGATGGTCGGTCCGTTCGCGTCGATTACATCCGCGACAGGCAACAGCATGAACGCGTTGGGATGCACGCGCGGCGACCAGAGCGGAGCTTGCAGATCAGCCGCCGTGTCAGGGTCACTTGGGAAACAGCAGACCCCAGCGGTGTGCAAACGATTCGAGTTGGTTCGCATCCTGCGTGCGGGTCAGCGCCAGCGTCTGGCAGTCATAGCGATATTCGTCGTTGCGCCGCAGATACTCCCAAGCGAAACCGGAGGCGGCAAGCTGCGACATGTACCCGTAGGCCGCATGGTGCCACCACTCGATATGCAGCATGGCGTCACTCCTCCATGCTGGACCGTGGTTGGATGAGCGACGCGAGGGCGAGCGAGGTCGGTATTCCCCATTGACGGTCAACCATCAGTGCTGAATGCCATCGTCGCCGCATCGCTACTCGCCCCCCGTCATTCGGACCCCGCGAGGCTCATGGCTGATCCTCGGCGTTGGTGAGATTGCGGCCTATGAAAACGCCACTAGCGACGGCGATGGCAGCAAGGGCAAGGGCAAAGCATGCGGAGCCTGTCGCCAGCCCGGCCCAGTCGATAGCGAAACCCGTCGCCATCGGCATGAGTCCGGCGGGGATATATCCGCCGATATTGAGCACGGCGTTGGCCTCGGCGCGACGCTCGCCGGGCACATGCAGCCCAGTGAGCGTCAGCCCGCCGAGTTGGCCAAGCCCTTGGCCGCTGCCGGCGAGCAGCGCCGCAACGATCAGTGCGACAGCGCTGGAGGCAGCGACGGCAATCTCGATCCCGGCCATTGCGAGCACGGTCGCGCCCGCGCCAAGCAGGAAGATGGTTCGGACGGAAAAGCTACGAGCGAGGAACTGAACGCCCGTCGCTGTCAGGAACATCGCGCAGGCCATCGCGCCTGCGATCAGCGGGCTCGTCACGCCGATCAGGCGGGAGAGCAGCGAAGGGCCGAGCGACAGCACAAACGACGTGGCGGTGATCCCCGGCCCGAATACGGCGATTCCGAAGGCAAGGTGCCGGCGGTTGGGCCGGGGAACTCGGCAGTTTCAGCTTCCATCTGCCATCGGCAGGGGGAGTCCCCTTCTGGAATGGCAGGACAAACGCGATGAGCAAGGCGCTGGCGAGAATCGCAAGCTCGGCGACGAAGATCGGTATGACCGGCTCGGAGAGAGCGAGGGCGAGGCTGCCCGCCAGCAACGGACCAAGGCCCGCGCCGAGCACCATGGAAACCGAAGCGAGAAGCGATGCCTGACGCCGGCGTTCCTGCCCTCCGAGATCGACAATCGACGCCATCCCTGCCGAGACGGCCGCTCCAACCGCCATGCCGGACAGAAAGCGCGCGATCAGCAGCACCGCGACCGATTGCGCGCTCGCGAACAGCAGGCAGGCGATGATTGCGACCGCAAGCCCCGGCAACAATACGGGTCGCCGTCCGAAGCGGTCGGAGAGCTGACCGGCGACCAGCAATGTGAGCAGCAGGCCGAGGATGTAGGCGGCGAAGATCGCCGTGAGCATGGCGGAGGAAAAGCCGATCCCGGTCTGCCAGCGGACATAGAGAGGCGTCGCGGAGTTGGAGAGGATGAAGATGGCGATGACGATCCATGCCGCTGCCCACATCCGCCAGGGCGCATTTTCGGTAGCGAGTGAAGGAGAATCTGCGGCGTTGGCCGGCGTGAGGCGTGACATAGGCGGGTTCCGTCGACCAGTACGATTGGAATCGTACTTATCATAGTTCGACATAACTCGTACTTGTATATTCGACAAGAATCGTACTGACGTGCTATGATGCAAGCTATGACCGCTCTTGCCGACCTCTCTCCACCGAATGACCTTCCGCCGCCTCTGCTTGAGCCGACGGTCGATGAACTGCGTCTGGAAATCATCATGGGTGCGCTCGCTGACCCGCTTCGCCTGACGATCATCCGCAAGCTGCTGCTGGAGTCAGAATCTTACGATCACACCTGCGGCTGGTTCGGTTTCGACCGGCCGAAGTCGTCGCTGACGCACCATTTCAAGGCGCTGCGTGAGGCGGGTCTTATCCGCCAGCGGCAGTATGGGCTTGAACGGCGAAGCCGGGTGCGAACCGAAGACCTCGATGCTCGCTTTCCCGGCCTGCTCGATCTCGTCAAAGCGTGGCAATCGGCGCATTCATTGTAACCCACTTTGTGCCAGCTTTGCCGACAGGCTCCAAAGCCGCTCGGCATCATCAGGATTGACTGCATAGGAGCGGACGCCAACAAACGGCTCGTCAGTCGCTTCGGCACGCATGGCTACGTCGCAGTCTTCGCAATAGAGGCCGCCGAGGCCGTCGAGCTGGGGCGAGGTCGCTGCCCATACCGCTGTCGCCGCGCCCTGCTCGGGCGTCTTGAACGTCGGATCGGCCGGAGAGCCGTCCGCGTCGAGCCAGCCGGCCGCGATCATCTCGGTTTGCGACAGGTGCCGTTGCAGCGGTGTGAAGATTTTGCCCGGATGCAGCGAGAAGGCGCGGATACCAGCCCCACGGCCCAGCCTGTCGATATTGACGGCGAACAGCACGTTGGCCGTCTTGGACTGGCCATAGGCGAGCCATTTGTCATAGCCGCGCTCGAACTGGATATCATCCCAGCGGATCGGCGAATTGTGATGGCCGGCCGATGACACGGAGACGACGCGCGCACCACCTTCGATCGCGGGCCAGAGCCGATTAGTCAGCGCGAAATGCCCGAGATGGTTGATGGCGAACTGCGCCTCCCAGCCCGGTCCGACGCGGGTGTCCGGGCAGGCCATGATGCCTGCGTTGTTGACGAGCATGTCGATGTGGCTGCCGGTGGCAAGGATGCGATCGGCGAAGGACCGCACGCTGTCCAAGTCCGACAGATCCAGTTTCTCGACGCTTACGCCGTCAATCCCAGCGGTGGCTTTCGCCGCCGAAGCCGGATCGCGCGACGCGATGATTACCCTCGCACCCGCTCCGGCCAACGCCTTCGTCGTTTCGAGCCCCAGGCCGGAGTGCCCGCCGGTGACGATGGCGTGCTTGCCGGACAGGTCGATGCCCGCGAGCACTTCGCCGGCGGTTGTCCTCGCTCCGAAGCCGGAGCCAAGCGGTTTCTGGTGATCGGTCATATGATTCTCCTGTCATCGCGGATGGTCAGGAGAAGATCGACGCTGGAAGCCGAACGATCCATGCTGTAAGATACAAAATTCCTTCTTGATCGTTCGGATTTGTTGCCTTGGACCCCTTGTCCGATGTCCTTTCCCTGTTGCGGCCGAAAAGCGCGATCAGCGCCGGTC containing:
- a CDS encoding long-chain-fatty-acid--CoA ligase, which encodes MNKPWLQHYPQGIPAELPDFPYRSLAALLEEAFARYADRPAFKFMGTAMSYARLEEESRLFAAYLQSTGLKRGDRVALMMPNVLQYPVAVAGVLRAGMVVVNTNPLYTPRELEHQLKDSGARAIVILENMARTLETCRAGVPVEHVIVASIGETLPAVKGFIVNLVVRRVKKMVPAFSLPGSITWKQAMAKGAQARFSPVETNLDDAAVLQYTGGTTGVSKGATLTHRNVVANVLQSELWNSPATKSIPAGEQPHTVCALPLYHIFGFTVNMMLAMRTGGCNILITNPRDIPAVIKELKAHRFHLFPAVNTLFGAIARHPDARSVDWSSMKLSVGGGMAVLPATAQLWLETTGVPICEGYGLSETSPSASCNLVTSRAFSGTIGFPLPSTEFKIVDDDERDLPLGERGEIVIKGPQVTPGYWNRPEETRRAFTADGFFKTGDIGMMDETGAIKIVDRKKDMINVSGFNVYPNEVEEIVTQMPGIVEAAAVGMADDNSGEAVKLYVVKSDPSLTEDHVKAYCRDNLTGYKRPKAVEFRDELPKTGVGKVLRRALRD
- a CDS encoding DUF2285 domain-containing protein, with product MLLPVADVIDANGPTIKLADLDGLVLRRAADGWHGIWQADGIAHQLWLPRAAPDAVAFYGTFLPLDAFYELRPHAARRFWRSVEGRPPGPEFRVMPAQLRQWHILSLRALDARMHGESYRTIAEVLLGFSGTKEDWEVDRVRTRPVASLPTASG
- a CDS encoding transcriptional regulator domain-containing protein; the protein is MLHIEWWHHAAYGYMSQLAASGFAWEYLRRNDEYRYDCQTLALTRTQDANQLESFAHRWGLLFPK
- a CDS encoding MFS transporter, which produces MSRLTPANAADSPSLATENAPWRMWAAAWIVIAIFILSNSATPLYVRWQTGIGFSSAMLTAIFAAYILGLLLTLLVAGQLSDRFGRRPVLLPGLAVAIIACLLFASAQSVAVLLIARFLSGMAVGAAVSAGMASIVDLGGQERRRQASLLASVSMVLGAGLGPLLAGSLALALSEPVIPIFVAELAILASALLIAFVLPFQKGTPPADGRWKLKLPSSPAQPPAPCLRNRRIRAGDHRHVVCAVARPFAALPPDRRDEPADRRRDGLRDVPDSDGRSVPRS
- a CDS encoding ArsR/SmtB family transcription factor — translated: MTALADLSPPNDLPPPLLEPTVDELRLEIIMGALADPLRLTIIRKLLLESESYDHTCGWFGFDRPKSSLTHHFKALREAGLIRQRQYGLERRSRVRTEDLDARFPGLLDLVKAWQSAHSL
- a CDS encoding SDR family NAD(P)-dependent oxidoreductase → MTDHQKPLGSGFGARTTAGEVLAGIDLSGKHAIVTGGHSGLGLETTKALAGAGARVIIASRDPASAAKATAGIDGVSVEKLDLSDLDSVRSFADRILATGSHIDMLVNNAGIMACPDTRVGPGWEAQFAINHLGHFALTNRLWPAIEGGARVVSVSSAGHHNSPIRWDDIQFERGYDKWLAYGQSKTANVLFAVNIDRLGRGAGIRAFSLHPGKIFTPLQRHLSQTEMIAAGWLDADGSPADPTFKTPEQGAATAVWAATSPQLDGLGGLYCEDCDVAMRAEATDEPFVGVRSYAVNPDDAERLWSLSAKLAQSGLQ